GCCACTGTAAAGTATACTACACACAGGAAGAAAATCTCCCACGTTGAGACCTATTGGCTCATTCCTGGTCGATAAGATGACACTAGGCTGCGGTTTGGCTTTAGCCAAGGTGACAGCTGCTGGTGGGGCTGGGCGGGGTGCGGGGGGGTTGGAAGAGGTGGGCCGTGTCACGGAGGACATTGCCGTCTGGATCGGTATGGGCCGAGGAGCAGAGGAAACAACAGTAGGCTCCACCCTCAAGACAGGAGTCGAGGATGCTATGGGCTTCGACTGGCCAGACTGAAAAAAGAGATGCTGTTCAGCACACATTTAACACACGCAGTAAAACTAGTTGCCATTGATCAAGGACATTCAGATGATGAAGCACAGACCTGCTGTATGTCAACGGTGGGGGTCACCGTGTCCAGGGTCACGTTGGGCCTAACCACAAAGATCTCTGAGAGGTGGCAAAGcattgtagacacacacacacacttattactGTCCCATCAACTACAGACAACAGATCAGTACAGCCTCCCTCCTGAGTGGCAACAGTATCAAGGGGGTGTTCTACTCACCATCCTCAAAAGGAGCAGGAAAGGGCTCGCTCCTCATAGGGGGGGTGCGGGCTGGCCAGGACAGGACgggaagggggatgggggggcagaGGCATTTATTGAGAATAGAGATAAACCAGTTTACCTAAACACTGAAGACCCTAGTTGCAGACCCTTAAATTAGCCAACAGTGCTCAGTATGTACAGTGAAAAAAAACTTGAGTAAGCCTACAGATGGCACTTTTTGGTTGGAAGATCTCCTTGTAGTCATCAGCATTACGGATCTCGGCAGAggactccttctcctccctttcatcctcactgctgggactctgtctctcgccctcAGGGCTGCGGCGCTGGGCCTCAGAGCTCTGCTGCTTCACCCTTGGAACCCCGACACACGGCACACTGTTTAcagtcactctctttctctctctcactcactatagaataggggtggaacggtacatgtattcgtattgaaccgaaacggtacgggcgtcacggttcgctgcatgaaattacacggagaatacacagtataaaaataaataaaacttgcgtgcaaattaattaatgtaatgcgtaactactgttagatactcgtgttctttagggacaccTAATCTGTTGCCCTGCtttagctctgaagctctggtgccgccgtgagtcagagatagctagcagcactaaggacagtatggcgagtggtggcgacccacgagagatagaggacctgCCGGCCTCTTTAAGAtcgcaagtttgggaaaactttggtTTACCATTCaattacagtagtacaggcgagagagtggtggataagacaagcactgtgtgtcggcgtgtgctaaatgactaaaaatatccgacgccatcacccaggtgcaCCCTTGAACGAGACAAAAGAAAACTGTCCaacttctccctacagtgcttaaccagcctttagatacacatacaaatagggccaaaaaacacactgacgcaatcggaatttacatgtcatcttcaatgcgcccgtattcactcgtagaggaacctggtttgtttcgCTTTTCCCTCCATTACcaaactcgtaccgaaccgtgatgtctgaaccgcggtatgaaccgaaccgtgacttcagtgtaccattCCACCCCTACTATAGAATGTTCGTCTCCAGTGCGCAAATGGCCATTGTGCTGGAGAGGTGTAAATAGAACTGCTGACCTCTGTGTGTTACATGTCGTCATAGGTCTCTCATAGTTGCGGCGCAGAGTGGATCCTTTGGGCGAGGGCTCTGTGAGTGGCTGATTATCCTGGATCACACCTTGGATCACAGAGCCGGACTTCTTTACCCGGGTTAAGTCAACCACGTAGGAGGACacatttgtcatgtggaagGACACGCCAATCTGGGCGGGGTTTAAAGTGAAAAAAAATCCTGAGCCGGAACTTTTTTCGAGGAGAGAAACACTTTTTTGTCTTCTGCTAGTTTTCTACACAGGGTGACCATTGGCTAAGAAATTGTGAATGACAAGTCATGTTCCGCAATAAATGTGCACAAACGTATTTCTAAGTCGCACACACGGTCATTCATAGACACGGTGTGTCAGCTGTAACAGTTTCTCCCGGCAACGTCATGGTAAGTTTGAGTGCACGGGCAGCGGCTCTATGACCGGGGTCTAACTCGAGCAAGCACTTTCTTACCGCTGCTGGCATATAGtagcttccttgagcaaaacGTGCAGAAACAAGCACCAGGCTCTCAGTTTCTTGCACCAACTGCCAAAAGGCTTGCCGTCTATACCTTCTATCCACGACCAGCGCCATTTATTTTGTAGTCCTTATGGGTTGGACATCATCCCCAGGCTTCATGAATTTGCGCGCGTTAGCGTTGTCACCGACAACGCTAACGTGATGTATGGATCTCATTCACACTGTGTTGCCAGGATCTGCCCAGCTCTGCTTCTGATAGGCTTGTAACGTTAGTTATAGCTGCGTTCCTCTCATATGATTGGTAGGTGAAATCAATTGATTAAAAAATATTAAACCGCATGTAAGTTCCCAACAAACATTCTCATGGCTGCACGCCGGAATACTTTAAGCCCtgtctggggggagagagggagggacatgcAGGGAGATGAAGACACGGGAGACAGAAAATAGGTCAAAGCTAGGACAAACAAAGCAAACCACTCAAAGTGAGAGTAACAGTGTCCCCACCTACCAACTGGTGGTTGCATATTGCAAGGTCTGCCACACGGCCCCAGCCCACTGGCACCAAGTCAAAACAGCGGTCTGGCTCCCAGCCATACACACGCAGAGAATCCATCGCCCCACTGTACAGGCAGCAGCCGTCCGGGTCGAACGAGATACACCTACAGGACAAatccaagagggagagagagaggaattacCTGTAAAATACTGAGACCAATGCTGGCCATTGAATCATGTATTAACAGTGCATGAATCACAGAGGCCTACCTgactgctcctgtctctccttctgaaGAACCAATCATCTTAAACTTCTCCAGGTCCCATAATTTGACAGTCCTagagaagacaaacacacacagatagaagaGCCAAGCTCAGTAACCTATTGCTGTGCTGTGAAGTAGGGTGgagtgaagaggggaggagagtgaagtGGGAGGAACCTGTCTGAGCTGCCAGACGCCAACATGTACTCGTTCGGGTGGAACTGGACAATGTTGACCGCTCCGGTGTGGGCCATGAATTCAGTGATCATCTTGCCTGCAGTCAAGTCCCAGAGCTAGGACacaaggcagagaggagaagctGCTGACTAACTGACAGATGGCAAACTTAGTTACTGATAAGCATGAAGGGCTGCATTTCAAAagtcttctctccatcccttcatcagcACTAATCTACTGgacatgtgaatgtgtgctcCTGCCAGCTTGCTGCCCTGTGTTCATTTCAAAGGAGATGAAGAAAACGCTGGAAGATTCTTGAAATATCAGAGTGAACAGAGAAGGCTGTACCTTGATAGTGCAGTCATCTCCAGCAGAGGCCAGCCACTTCCCATCTGGACTGAAAGCCAAACACCTCACTGCCTGAGTGTGGCCCTATAGACAGACATAATGGATGTATTAGATGTGAAtggcctgtaaaaaaaaaaaaattatcacacaaaacatgtacacaaacactaacatatACAAACTGACATAAAGGGTGCATAGATATACATAAGCCCATCCCCCTATACCAAAGAGGAAGACAATAGATATTCGCTGTAAAAAGTAATCCCTCGGCTAAATcctgcagccagacacacagcatTAGCCCTGATTAACAGACCCATTCCCATGGCCAAAGCTAACAGGATAACAAGCCACTGATCAACACGTTCCTATCCTGTTCCCTTTGCTTAAAAGGCCAGATTTTTCTACCTGATCAAGGGCTCTTCTTAACTATACAACCTTGGCACACTTTGTTGGATCCTTTAAAATATTCTGAGGAATCAATGGCTCTCTTCTATGGCACTGtttacaaacacaaccacacagacacacatcttaCCTTGTACCTGAAGACACATCCCTTTCTCCGAATGTCCCAGAGCTGGCCAAACAAAAAAGATTTTTAAACTTTTTACCTTTACTTACACAGGCTATTCTTATTGAGATTTAAATCTCTTATTCAAGATACCAGTTCAACCTCAGCAAGTGGAACAATGTTCTGTATAATACAATTTTACATGAACACAAACTTGAAAAAGACAAGATAGACATATTTACACAACACTGTTGTGcataaagaaaagaagaaaaaaaaccacTATTAAAAACAGCTGTCCTAAAGGCAATTACATTCTTCCATGCTATTACCAGCAAATAGTGGCATTTATCTCTAATAAATAAGCTGCACACCTATGGACagtgccccaacacacacaaacaaatacacacacacaccttgatgtTGGTGTCCATTGAGCCAGATGCCAGGTATTCTCCATATGGATGGAAGTCCAGGCTACATATATTGGCCTTGTGTCCTATCAGGGTCCTTAAAACTAGATAAACAGATAAATAGTTAAATAGATATACAGTGAGGCAATAACACTCACCTGatgtatacatgcacacacaaactactgACTCTAAATGGAAAGTGCAAACTTACTCTTGGCTGCTTCCAGGTCCCAGACACGCAGTGATCCAGACTGGGAGCCTGCCACCACCTGCTCCTCAGAGCTGTTAAACTGCACACACTCGACTGGGTTGTTATGACCAGTCAGACTCTTCAGAGAGTAAGCAATATAGAAACAGACAAAaatagaggacagagagaattaTGTTATGGTGTCATTTCTGTAAatttgtatgtatttttattttaagattAATACATTGGAACCTTAAACAGATAAAACAACATTACAGACACACATTATAGCAGTAATTTACCATGATGCAGTTGGGTTTGCTGATGGCCCAGATGTTGACTCTGCAGTCTTCCCCTCCGGTGGCCAGGAGACGACCCGagctcttccccagagccacCGACGACACATTACTAGAGTGGGCCACAATTTCCTCTGAAACACAGCAATATCAGGCAGTGTTTCACTGATCTACACAGCAAAGGCCAGGGAATCTACAGATCACACACGCTTTACTTTATCGTAATTTGGTCTTCATGCAACCACAAAAAGATTTGATCAGGACGATGGGGAAAGATGACTAGAGAGACAAATACTCACGTAATCTCCATGATGTCTTAGTTGTATTGGCCACCGCCATAATGGTGTATAAGAGCAACAAATAATAACGTAATGCTGCCAAATGCTAACTTTGGTTGTAAAGATAATACTTAATTTCAAGAGAGATGACCCAGTCAATGACAGGTGTTATAAATTAATGAGCTAATGTTAACTTTGTAGAGGTCAGCTTCTCATCACATCTTCTGGTAGCTTTTCCTAAAACTGCCAATGacaaacaaataaaatgtgttattaTTTTATCAAGCTAGAATTGGCTTACATCAGCTTCGTACTCAGTTTAACAAATAGTTTGTCGGACAGGTTTATAGAGCTACTGTAAGTAAAATGCGAACATTTTTTTGTTTACAACACAGTAGCTTATTGATAGCTACCTATCGCACTAGAGCATACACCCTGCGCCGGTAGAGCATACATTTGAAATACTATGGCCCCACCCTTGCCGCGTTATACTTTTCTAGTTAGCTGTTAGCTAGGTTATGCAACTTAATGCCAGCTAGCTGGACTTGCTAGTTTATTAGACAAGCTAGATAGCTAACGCTACTCTACAGTAGCTCGAAAGTTGCCGGATGGATAGTGAATTGGCTTCTTGCTACCCAAAAGTGAGCGTAGCATGAGACGGAATTTTATCAAGTAATAGAAGCTAATTAGTTTAGGTTTTGTTCACACAGACccgtttaaaaaaaacatttatttaacaaAGTCACTGACGTTAAGGACTACTGTAGCTAACTGaggtagctagctctagctacagtagctagctactagttACATAAACTACTGTGTCAGACAGCTCTAAAAAGCAGGTGCCAAATCAAAACGTACATGACTTCATATTGCAAACCTACCTGAAAGTGTAACTCATTAACCTTCCCCTTGGGAGATGTTACACGAAAATCCCCAGATTtcaatagctagctagctagaactAATATCAATTTGCTTGCAAGCAACTTATGTTTATGCCGCTGCAACTCGAGACTTGAGGAGTCTAGTCTAGACAACTGACTTGCAGCTTAGCAACAAGGCCACTTCCGGTTAGGTTGAATCGAATATCAACCTAGATGGTCCGGAGGAGGGAAATAAACCACAATCTTTGATCCACATCCATATAGGCTATACACCAAAGTGGACAGATAAAATATTCCCCATCATTTCAACAACAGAAATCATTCAACTAGTGTTTCATCTTTAAATAGTAGGCTATTACCACTGTTGAAATTGTTCATGCAACAAACATctaaactagaaatattttgatcttgtctttttattcaattgttttATGTATCTGTACATTAAGACTTTGACAGAACAAAATCTAGTCACACAGATATTAACTGATAAAAAGAAGCCATTGCTTTTTAGAACAACCCTGCATGCCAATGCAAAAATAGTGAACATCATATTGCTAATCTGTTCAAAGAAATTTACTTGGAAAGTTGAAAATCTATAAATGTCTTCATTATTTTTATTGAAAATCTGGATTGGTAATATGTTCATGTTTAGAGacattgttttggattggatccaGGCAAGATGGTCTCACATAAAAAGAGACCTGAAGAACAATATGTAAAACATTTGTGTAAATATGGACAAAGACCAACAGAACATCACAAAGTTGTGTTATCATTCCATTCTTTCACCTTTTCCCTTCAAGGCCATGACACTGAATTTATGACAGCTGTATGATGGACACTTAGCAGGTACTTACATATACACATATTATGTATTATATAACCAGAAGTCTATGACTATCGAAGGAGAGTATTCCTCGGTAAAGGGGATAGTAAAAGCCTTGTGTACTGAGATATCCCTCACACATGTTGGTAATGAATCCCTGGTCCAAATTATTATAAAAAAAGAGACTATTTCATGATTAACTCTTCAAATGTAAAAGTGAGATTAAGAAAAGTATAGCagttgggatggagagagaaaagaagaggtaAGACAGTTGTACCACAGGGTCTGGTTCGTTGTCCATGCCTGTTCCTCCTGAATAACTTAACTCGAGTTCATGGACAACTGTATATTAGGTTCTGTGTATAAAAAATAAAGCAGTCTGCACAGCATAGTCAGAATCTCTTCATCTGTCTGCGCTCCTGCCGTCTCTGTTTCTTTTCATTGACCTCCTCTGGAGCTGTAGGGCTCTCTGCTGAAAACCAGGGACCCAGGAAGTTGACCCACAGCAGGTGCAGTGCACGGGCAGGAGCCTGACAAAGAGACATGGTGAAGGGTAGGACAGAGataaacattaaaacaaatgTGCCACATGCTACAATAGGCTGTTGCAATAACATCAATACATCAATGACAGGTTAAAGGGGTATGGAAACACCATAGAAATGCCATATAAAAATACTTACCAGTAGCCAGAGGTACCAGAAGTAGGAGGAGATGATGCTTAGCACTTGAACGATTGCAGTAAGAAGAATTACATCCTTCAGGTGCCTAAAACAGTTAACAGACTGAGATATTAGATTCTCAACTTAATTTCCTTGTTAAGTTAATGTTCTTGACTAACTTGAGGTAAAGAtaacccctttgatcattttggATGATTAAACCCATCAAACACACCAACCCATCCCCATCGTCTCCCTTTCTGATTCCGAACACTCACTCTGCCATGCCTTGTTCCATGTTCAGGTCTATGCCTCCATCCAGCAGGCTCCCATCCTCCGCCAATAC
The window above is part of the Osmerus mordax isolate fOsmMor3 chromosome 13, fOsmMor3.pri, whole genome shotgun sequence genome. Proteins encoded here:
- the LOC136955316 gene encoding katanin p80 WD40 repeat-containing subunit B1-like isoform X2 codes for the protein MAVANTTKTSWRLQEIVAHSSNVSSVALGKSSGRLLATGGEDCRVNIWAISKPNCIMSLTGHNNPVECVQFNSSEEQVVAGSQSGSLRVWDLEAAKILRTLIGHKANICSLDFHPYGEYLASGSMDTNIKLWDIRRKGCVFRYKGHTQAVRCLAFSPDGKWLASAGDDCTIKLWDLTAGKMITEFMAHTGAVNIVQFHPNEYMLASGSSDRTVKLWDLEKFKMIGSSEGETGAVRCISFDPDGCCLYSGAMDSLRVYGWEPDRCFDLVPVGWGRVADLAICNHQLIGVSFHMTNVSSYVVDLTRVKKSGSVIQGVIQDNQPLTEPSPKGSTLRRNYERPMTTCNTQRVKQQSSEAQRRSPEGERQSPSSEDEREEKESSAEIRNADDYKEIFQPKTRTPPMRSEPFPAPFEDEIFVVRPNVTLDTVTPTVDIQQSGQSKPIASSTPVLRVEPTVVSSAPRPIPIQTAMSSVTRPTSSNPPAPRPAPPAAVTLAKAKPQPSVILSTRNEPIGLNVGDFLPVCSILYSGCIHTHLITLNLTHSDEVVFSNWRCKVFFSTQHARNNRPSVLGDDEALSQIRKGHDTMCVMLTSRRKNLDTVRAVWGSGDVKTSLDSAMSMNDLSIVVDILNIVNLKPSLWKLDLCMSILPQIEELLQSKYESYVQTGCMSLKLILKRFWPLISDTLTAPPSVGVDITREERHQKCKACYNQLKNLSNMVKNKADQVGRHGSSFKELQLLMAPLDY
- the LOC136955316 gene encoding katanin p80 WD40 repeat-containing subunit B1-like isoform X1; protein product: MAVANTTKTSWRLQEIVAHSSNVSSVALGKSSGRLLATGGEDCRVNIWAISKPNCIMSLTGHNNPVECVQFNSSEEQVVAGSQSGSLRVWDLEAAKILRTLIGHKANICSLDFHPYGEYLASGSMDTNIKLWDIRRKGCVFRYKGHTQAVRCLAFSPDGKWLASAGDDCTIKLWDLTAGKMITEFMAHTGAVNIVQFHPNEYMLASGSSDRTVKLWDLEKFKMIGSSEGETGAVRCISFDPDGCCLYSGAMDSLRVYGWEPDRCFDLVPVGWGRVADLAICNHQLIGVSFHMTNVSSYVVDLTRVKKSGSVIQGVIQDNQPLTEPSPKGSTLRRNYERPMTTCNTQRVKQQSSEAQRRSPEGERQSPSSEDEREEKESSAEIRNADDYKEIFQPKSAISRTPPMRSEPFPAPFEDEIFVVRPNVTLDTVTPTVDIQQSGQSKPIASSTPVLRVEPTVVSSAPRPIPIQTAMSSVTRPTSSNPPAPRPAPPAAVTLAKAKPQPSVILSTRNEPIGLNVGDFLPVCSILYSGCIHTHLITLNLTHSDEVVFSNWRCKVFFSTQHARNNRPSVLGDDEALSQIRKGHDTMCVMLTSRRKNLDTVRAVWGSGDVKTSLDSAMSMNDLSIVVDILNIVNLKPSLWKLDLCMSILPQIEELLQSKYESYVQTGCMSLKLILKRFWPLISDTLTAPPSVGVDITREERHQKCKACYNQLKNLSNMVKNKADQVGRHGSSFKELQLLMAPLDY
- the LOC136955480 gene encoding transmembrane protein 208 — translated: MAPKGKVGTKGKKQIYEENEATLKFYTRVILGANAIYTAINLLVFNGSSTFWTWLFLVFALAVYVGSYRSMSTMAKPVLAEDGSLLDGGIDLNMEQGMAEHLKDVILLTAIVQVLSIISSYFWYLWLLAPARALHLLWVNFLGPWFSAESPTAPEEVNEKKQRRQERRQMKRF
- the LOC136955316 gene encoding katanin p80 WD40 repeat-containing subunit B1-like isoform X3, whose amino-acid sequence is MAVANTTKTSWRLQEIVAHSSNVSSVALGKSSGRLLATGGEDCRVNIWAISKPNCIMSLTGHNNPVECVQFNSSEEQVVAGSQSGSLRVWDLEAAKILRTLIGHKANICSLDFHPYGEYLASGSMDTNIKLWDIRRKGCVFRYKGHTQAVRCLAFSPDGKWLASAGDDCTIKLWDLTAGKMITEFMAHTGAVNIVQFHPNEYMLASGSSDRTVKLWDLEKFKMIGSSEGETGAVRCISFDPDGCCLYSGAMDSLRVYGWEPDRCFDLVPVGWGRVADLAICNHQLIGVSFHMTNVSSYVVDLTRVKKSGSVIQGVIQDNQPLTEPSPKGSTLRRNYERPMTTCNTQRVKQQSSEAQRRSPEGERQSPSSEDEREEKESSAEIRNADDYKEIFQPKSAISRTPPMRSEPFPAPFEDEIFVVRPNVTLDTVTPTVDIQQSGQSKPIASSTPVLRVEPTVVSSAPRPIPIQTAMSSVTRPTSSNPPAPRPAPPAAVTLAKAKPQPSVILSTRNEPIGLNVGDFLPHARNNRPSVLGDDEALSQIRKGHDTMCVMLTSRRKNLDTVRAVWGSGDVKTSLDSAMSMNDLSIVVDILNIVNLKPSLWKLDLCMSILPQIEELLQSKYESYVQTGCMSLKLILKRFWPLISDTLTAPPSVGVDITREERHQKCKACYNQLKNLSNMVKNKADQVGRHGSSFKELQLLMAPLDY